From a single Sediminibacterium sp. KACHI17 genomic region:
- a CDS encoding DUF4271 domain-containing protein, with translation MNLTKQLTVFILTLLFQVMVVAQSDTPARNNKPQQKVRLDSARQVSGSQLKQDSLLVNTGDTDSASLVIDSTVTDSFRSSIPVVAVKTNDTSTYAKYLTHPYLPLSAKPMFMISDFRETRTLDDLFYLLMGVLLLLAFIRSVFPRYFKNLFVLFFQTSLRQKQTRDQLLQDNLGSVFANLLFIVSTSIYGALIIRHREWLDYPFWHVIFFGAGLLAIVYFGKFLFLQFAGWVFNSREAAMNYTFTVFLVNKVLGISLVPFLFLMAFSTSSLREVAFTISVGLTGVLLLYRYVVSFANIRNTLKVNALHFFLYLCAVEILPLLVLYKLMADYIGGRF, from the coding sequence CTTGTTATTTCAGGTAATGGTTGTTGCACAGAGCGATACGCCTGCACGCAATAATAAACCTCAACAAAAGGTTCGTTTGGATTCCGCAAGACAAGTATCCGGCAGTCAGCTGAAACAAGATTCTTTGCTAGTGAATACCGGTGATACAGATTCTGCATCTTTAGTGATAGATTCAACTGTTACGGATAGCTTTCGATCTTCAATTCCGGTAGTCGCTGTGAAAACGAATGATACCAGCACATATGCCAAATACCTGACACATCCTTATTTGCCTTTATCTGCAAAGCCCATGTTCATGATCTCAGATTTCAGAGAAACACGAACATTGGACGACTTATTTTATTTGTTGATGGGAGTGTTATTGTTACTAGCTTTCATACGATCTGTTTTTCCTCGTTATTTTAAGAACCTGTTTGTGTTGTTTTTTCAAACCTCACTCCGACAAAAACAAACTAGAGATCAATTATTACAGGATAACCTGGGATCTGTTTTCGCTAATCTTTTATTTATTGTTAGCACCAGTATTTATGGGGCACTGATCATACGTCATCGCGAATGGTTGGATTACCCATTCTGGCATGTGATCTTCTTTGGGGCAGGATTGTTGGCCATTGTGTATTTCGGTAAATTTCTGTTTTTGCAGTTTGCAGGTTGGGTATTCAATTCCAGAGAAGCAGCCATGAATTACACGTTCACCGTTTTTTTGGTGAACAAGGTTTTGGGTATCAGTTTGGTCCCTTTTCTCTTCCTGATGGCATTTTCAACCTCATCACTACGGGAAGTGGCTTTTACAATATCTGTAGGGCTAACGGGCGTATTATTACTTTATCGCTATGTTGTATCCTTTGCGAATATCAGGAACACATTGAAAGTGAATGCTTTACATTTTTTCCTATACCTTTGTGCTGTGGAGATATTGCCACTATTGGTTTTATATAAACTGATGGCTGATTATATCGGCGGAAGGTTTTAA
- a CDS encoding uroporphyrinogen-III synthase, with the protein MVKNGSKQSGATKTARRILISQPRPESDKSPYFDLERKYKVELVFHPFIKLEGIPAKEFRKQKIDIMQYSAVIFTSRNAIDHFFRTCEEMKVTIGQDTKYFCITEAVALYLQKFILYRKRKVFYGADGTNKSMFDVINKHKENEKFLYVCSENQQDNEIVTWLKSNNCEFQLAFMYRTISNDIKEVIEGKEYDVICFFTPSGVKSLFDNSPNFKQNGTVIGAFGNNTSKAVEDAGLKLEIKVPSPQKPSMVSALDQFLASTVSKK; encoded by the coding sequence ATGGTAAAGAACGGATCCAAACAATCAGGAGCGACCAAAACCGCAAGAAGAATCCTGATCTCACAGCCTAGACCCGAAAGCGATAAATCGCCTTATTTCGATCTTGAGCGTAAGTACAAGGTAGAGTTGGTATTTCATCCCTTTATTAAGCTGGAAGGGATACCGGCCAAAGAATTTCGCAAACAAAAGATCGATATTATGCAGTACTCTGCGGTGATATTCACCAGCAGGAATGCCATCGATCATTTCTTCCGTACTTGTGAAGAGATGAAAGTGACCATCGGACAAGACACCAAGTATTTTTGTATCACCGAGGCGGTAGCACTCTATCTGCAAAAATTCATCTTATATCGCAAGCGTAAGGTTTTTTATGGTGCTGATGGTACCAATAAGAGCATGTTCGATGTGATCAATAAGCATAAAGAGAATGAAAAGTTCCTTTATGTGTGCAGTGAGAACCAGCAAGACAATGAGATCGTTACATGGTTGAAGTCTAACAACTGTGAGTTCCAGCTGGCATTCATGTACAGAACGATCAGTAATGATATCAAAGAAGTGATAGAAGGGAAAGAATATGATGTGATCTGTTTCTTCACCCCGAGTGGAGTGAAAAGCCTCTTTGATAACTCTCCTAATTTCAAACAAAATGGAACTGTTATCGGAGCGTTTGGTAATAATACTTCTAAAGCAGTAGAAGATGCAGGGCTGAAACTTGAGATCAAAGTACCATCGCCACAAAAACCAAGTATGGTTTCAGCGTTGGATCAATTTCTTGCTTCAACGGTATCAAAAAAATAA
- a CDS encoding thioredoxin domain-containing protein has product MSKTHQHTNLLIHETSPYLLQHAHNPVNWYPWGEEALALAKKEQKPILVSIGYAACHWCHVMERESFEDEETAALMNEHYINIKIDREERPDIDHIYMDAVQAMTGSGGWPLNVFLTPDAKPFYGGTYFPPVRAHNRPSWKEVLSGLHKAFTEKREEIDQQAEKLTAHLFKSNQFGVGSVLTEGAFNQEMLEDISANMLKQADTEWGGFGNAPKFPQTATIRYLLRHYYLNHHQESLTQALLSIDKMIDGGIYDQLGGGFARYSTDTEWLAPHFEKMLYDNALLVSTMCEAYQLTRLPKYARAIRETLTFVQRELMHPEEGFYSALDADSEGVEGKFYTWQKTEIETELSEADAALCCAYYGVTEEGNWEHTNILHVRQQPSSFAEENGMKEEEWLMKLEQIKSTLLKKRSERIRPSLDDKQLLGWNALMNIAFSQAYAALGDDVYKKIAVRNMSFLENRFYDVSQNSWKHTYKAGKATIPAFLDDLAYLIQAYIFLQEITGEGQYLLKAKALLEQVNQEFGEEETGYYFYTRTGQNDVIVRKKEVYDGATPSGNAVMAFNLQYLGRVFDQKHWLQRMERMTGSLSQAIVKYPTSFGVWALVIQGEVTGWKEVALVGEGAGQYLSQVLEKYSPYKILQCEETKTESFPLLMGKMPKNGGVLLYVCQNFTCSDYTTDKIVDFLAIV; this is encoded by the coding sequence ATGTCAAAGACACATCAGCATACCAATTTATTGATTCATGAAACGAGTCCTTATCTTTTACAACATGCGCATAACCCTGTAAACTGGTATCCATGGGGAGAAGAAGCATTGGCATTGGCAAAAAAAGAACAAAAGCCAATCTTAGTGAGTATTGGTTATGCGGCTTGTCACTGGTGTCACGTGATGGAAAGAGAAAGTTTTGAGGATGAAGAAACAGCTGCATTGATGAATGAGCACTACATCAATATCAAAATAGACAGAGAGGAAAGACCCGATATTGATCACATTTATATGGATGCGGTTCAGGCTATGACAGGCAGTGGCGGATGGCCTTTGAATGTTTTTCTGACACCGGATGCGAAACCATTTTATGGAGGCACTTATTTTCCGCCTGTTCGTGCACATAACAGACCATCATGGAAGGAAGTGTTGAGTGGATTACACAAAGCATTTACAGAAAAAAGAGAAGAGATTGATCAGCAGGCAGAAAAACTGACCGCACATCTTTTCAAATCAAATCAGTTCGGAGTTGGGTCGGTTCTAACAGAAGGGGCATTCAATCAGGAAATGCTCGAAGATATCAGTGCCAACATGCTCAAGCAGGCAGATACAGAATGGGGCGGTTTTGGGAATGCGCCTAAATTTCCGCAGACTGCTACAATTCGATACTTGCTTCGCCACTATTATTTGAACCATCATCAAGAATCACTGACACAAGCATTGTTAAGTATCGATAAAATGATCGATGGAGGTATTTATGACCAGTTAGGAGGTGGGTTTGCCCGATATAGTACTGATACCGAGTGGCTGGCGCCTCACTTTGAAAAAATGCTCTATGATAATGCATTGCTGGTAAGCACCATGTGTGAAGCCTATCAGTTAACACGGTTGCCCAAATATGCAAGAGCCATTCGCGAAACATTAACCTTTGTACAGCGTGAGCTCATGCATCCGGAAGAAGGTTTTTATAGTGCACTCGATGCAGATAGCGAAGGCGTAGAAGGGAAATTCTATACCTGGCAAAAAACAGAGATCGAGACTGAATTGTCTGAAGCAGATGCTGCCTTATGTTGCGCATACTATGGTGTAACGGAGGAAGGAAACTGGGAGCATACCAATATCCTGCATGTACGACAACAACCTTCTTCATTTGCAGAAGAAAATGGTATGAAAGAGGAAGAGTGGTTGATGAAATTGGAGCAGATCAAGTCAACATTACTGAAAAAAAGAAGCGAAAGGATTCGTCCCTCTTTGGATGACAAACAACTATTGGGTTGGAATGCATTGATGAATATTGCTTTTTCGCAAGCATATGCGGCATTGGGCGATGACGTCTATAAAAAGATCGCTGTTCGGAATATGTCTTTTTTGGAGAACAGGTTTTACGATGTGAGCCAGAATAGTTGGAAGCATACCTATAAAGCCGGCAAAGCCACGATCCCAGCATTTTTGGATGACCTGGCCTACCTGATACAGGCCTATATTTTTTTACAGGAGATAACAGGAGAGGGTCAGTATCTTTTGAAAGCTAAAGCATTACTGGAGCAAGTGAATCAGGAATTTGGAGAGGAAGAAACGGGATATTATTTCTATACAAGAACAGGGCAAAATGATGTGATCGTTCGGAAGAAAGAAGTTTATGATGGGGCTACACCCAGCGGCAATGCCGTTATGGCTTTCAATCTGCAATACCTAGGAAGAGTATTCGACCAAAAGCATTGGTTGCAAAGAATGGAGCGAATGACAGGATCATTGTCACAGGCGATCGTGAAATATCCTACTTCTTTTGGTGTATGGGCATTGGTGATACAGGGAGAGGTTACAGGCTGGAAAGAGGTTGCTTTAGTGGGTGAGGGAGCGGGTCAATACCTATCTCAGGTTTTGGAGAAATATAGTCCCTATAAAATACTCCAATGTGAGGAAACTAAAACAGAGAGTTTCCCGTTATTAATGGGAAAAATGCCCAAAAACGGCGGTGTTTTGTTGTATGTATGTCAGAATTTTACTTGTAGTGATTATACTACTGATAAAATAGTTGACTTTTTAGCAATTGTGTAA
- a CDS encoding SUMF1/EgtB/PvdO family nonheme iron enzyme: protein MKGYLTTITLAVFTLSLSSCFLNKGKKSKGLPDDGMLHGVAPTARPSMATPRNMVYIPPGTFHMGPSDEDISFNYTNRNRSMSIPGFWMDATEITNNQYRQFVNWVRDSLSFKILYGGGINKEDDTSAVDWRKVAQIRYDKATIEKLNELNLAPDNRLFGRNEIDPGKLKYKVEYFNLPEAAKRENADRPRKDFIVKYDEKIYPDTLVWIRDFSYSYNEPMTKRYFAHPSYGNYPVVGVTWKQAVAFCHWRTHYQNSWLEKKKFAVDGDYRLPSEAEWEYAARGGRTNAPFPWGAYYLRNKKGCLLANFKPGRGNYPEDGGFYTVKADAYWANDFGLYNMSGNVAEWTGSYFYEGSYNFMSDLSPDVRIEATDSDLPRMKRKVVRGGSWKDIAYYLQVSTRNYEYQDTAKSYIGFRCVIDLAPKSKK from the coding sequence ATGAAAGGTTATTTAACTACTATTACCCTGGCCGTATTCACGCTGAGCCTTAGCTCATGTTTTCTGAATAAGGGCAAGAAGTCAAAAGGACTACCTGATGACGGTATGTTGCACGGAGTAGCGCCAACGGCCAGACCTAGTATGGCAACGCCAAGAAACATGGTATACATCCCACCGGGAACTTTTCATATGGGACCCAGTGATGAGGATATCAGTTTCAATTACACCAACAGGAATAGATCGATGTCTATTCCGGGTTTTTGGATGGATGCAACTGAGATCACCAATAACCAATATCGTCAGTTCGTAAACTGGGTGCGTGACTCTTTATCTTTTAAGATCTTATACGGTGGTGGTATCAATAAAGAAGATGATACTTCTGCAGTAGATTGGAGAAAAGTAGCTCAGATCAGGTATGATAAGGCAACAATTGAAAAGTTGAATGAGTTGAATCTGGCTCCGGATAATCGTTTATTTGGAAGAAATGAGATCGATCCAGGTAAACTCAAATACAAAGTTGAATATTTCAACTTGCCGGAAGCTGCTAAGCGTGAGAATGCTGACAGACCAAGAAAAGATTTCATCGTAAAATATGATGAGAAAATATATCCCGACACTTTGGTTTGGATCAGAGATTTCTCTTATTCCTACAATGAGCCGATGACCAAGCGCTACTTCGCACACCCTTCTTATGGTAATTATCCGGTAGTAGGAGTGACATGGAAACAAGCAGTAGCATTTTGCCACTGGCGTACACACTATCAGAACTCTTGGTTGGAGAAGAAAAAGTTTGCGGTAGATGGTGATTATCGTTTACCTAGTGAAGCAGAATGGGAATATGCAGCACGTGGCGGCAGAACCAATGCGCCTTTCCCTTGGGGTGCTTATTACCTTAGAAACAAAAAAGGATGTTTACTTGCCAACTTCAAACCGGGTCGTGGTAACTATCCTGAAGATGGTGGATTTTATACTGTGAAAGCTGATGCATACTGGGCAAACGACTTTGGTTTATACAATATGTCCGGTAACGTAGCAGAATGGACGGGTTCTTATTTCTATGAAGGTTCTTACAACTTTATGTCAGATCTCAGCCCGGATGTTCGTATCGAAGCTACTGATTCAGATTTACCTCGAATGAAACGTAAAGTAGTGCGCGGTGGTAGCTGGAAAGATATTGCTTATTATCTCCAGGTTAGTACTCGTAATTATGAATATCAGGATACCGCAAAATCATACATCGGTTTTCGTTGTGTGATCGACTTGGCTCCTAAATCAAAAAAATAA
- the gldL gene encoding gliding motility protein GldL: protein MASGVSPATNRIVNVIVCLGASVVIFGAMAKILHLSWADWALKIGLTTEALIFVVYAILPPPDMGAPAAAPVAAGNPALKSLDDMLQQADITPANLSKLSASFQKLGATVDNMGEISDVVKSTGDFSAKAKEATTAFSSISGAVNQATQSLSGFNSASEGTKQFHEQVQVLTKNLSSLNTIYELELQESNNHLKALNQFYGKLAQASAAMSSSADDAMKAKEQIAALANNLGKLNQVYGNMLTAMQGRA from the coding sequence ATGGCTTCAGGTGTTTCTCCCGCAACAAACCGAATTGTAAACGTAATTGTATGTCTGGGTGCTTCCGTAGTAATTTTTGGTGCGATGGCAAAAATCCTTCACCTGTCTTGGGCTGATTGGGCACTGAAAATCGGTCTTACAACAGAGGCGTTGATTTTCGTGGTATACGCAATTTTACCTCCTCCTGATATGGGCGCGCCCGCTGCTGCACCAGTTGCTGCTGGCAATCCTGCTTTGAAAAGTTTGGATGATATGTTGCAGCAAGCAGATATTACTCCGGCTAATTTATCTAAGTTGAGTGCCAGTTTTCAAAAATTGGGAGCTACAGTAGATAATATGGGAGAGATCAGCGATGTGGTTAAATCAACAGGAGATTTTTCTGCGAAAGCCAAAGAAGCTACTACCGCATTCTCATCTATCTCTGGAGCTGTTAATCAGGCAACACAATCATTGTCAGGTTTCAATAGTGCTTCAGAAGGAACCAAACAATTCCATGAGCAGGTACAGGTATTGACTAAAAATTTGTCTTCTCTGAATACCATTTATGAATTGGAATTACAGGAAAGCAATAACCATTTGAAAGCATTGAATCAATTCTATGGTAAACTGGCACAAGCTTCTGCAGCAATGTCTAGCAGTGCAGATGATGCCATGAAGGCGAAAGAGCAAATTGCTGCTTTGGCAAATAACCTGGGTAAATTGAATCAGGTATATGGCAATATGTTAACAGCTATGCAAGGACGTGCATAA
- a CDS encoding GldM family protein, translating into MALPKEPRQKMINMMYLVLTALLALNVSSEILNAFKTVDRSLMTASGIVEKKNEEIFRSFQAKIEDPKTREKAQIWLPKAQQAKKLAADLYNYMEALKKELKEESGLTVGEDGKESYKEDNLDAATRMFISEPPNGKGKGKELFNRLTEFKKQLLAIDPEMAKEISASLPLDLTPLPTSSEAGKGDWAYGYFHMTPTVAAITILSKFQNDVKNSESQAVEFCHRQIGQVELIYDEFQAFAGTNSQYLMPGEELVITAGIGAFSKAAKPNITVDGVAVPLNAEGAAEYKTRVSNSGAGVKKVRISYLKPDGTSSVVEKEVRYTVGVPSGLVVSTDKTRVFYQGLENPLSVTGGGGDEKVKVSIEGAGATLTKSGAGQYIVTCNQLGTVNVVATDGKNTQRIAIPVKRVPDPIAIVGGSAGGTMNANVFRVQRGVIADLRDFVFEGVKFEVLSYMLICTGKGFDEPEFAEVNGPSFTGDAQNLIKRCQPGTTVTIGEIKLKQPGGGTRKIDQNITFILQ; encoded by the coding sequence ATGGCATTACCCAAGGAACCGAGGCAGAAGATGATCAATATGATGTACCTCGTGCTTACAGCATTGTTGGCACTGAATGTATCATCTGAGATCCTGAACGCCTTTAAAACGGTAGACAGGAGCCTTATGACGGCCAGCGGAATTGTGGAGAAGAAAAATGAAGAGATATTCAGGTCTTTCCAGGCAAAAATAGAAGATCCAAAAACAAGAGAAAAAGCTCAAATATGGTTACCCAAAGCGCAACAAGCTAAGAAGCTGGCAGCTGATTTGTATAACTATATGGAGGCTTTGAAAAAAGAATTGAAAGAAGAATCTGGATTGACAGTAGGTGAGGATGGAAAAGAATCATACAAAGAAGATAATCTGGATGCCGCAACTCGTATGTTCATTTCTGAGCCACCCAATGGAAAAGGAAAAGGAAAGGAGTTGTTCAATCGATTGACTGAGTTCAAAAAACAATTACTGGCAATTGATCCGGAAATGGCAAAAGAGATCAGTGCTTCTTTACCACTTGACCTGACTCCATTGCCTACTTCCAGCGAAGCAGGTAAAGGTGATTGGGCATATGGATATTTTCATATGACGCCAACAGTAGCTGCTATCACCATTCTGAGTAAGTTTCAGAATGACGTGAAAAACAGTGAATCACAAGCGGTTGAATTTTGTCATCGTCAGATCGGACAGGTAGAACTTATTTATGACGAGTTTCAGGCATTTGCAGGAACCAATTCTCAATACCTGATGCCAGGAGAAGAACTTGTGATCACAGCCGGTATCGGTGCATTCAGTAAAGCAGCGAAGCCTAATATCACTGTAGATGGTGTTGCAGTTCCTTTGAATGCAGAAGGTGCTGCTGAATATAAAACACGTGTAAGTAATTCCGGAGCAGGTGTGAAGAAAGTACGTATCTCTTACCTGAAACCGGATGGTACTTCTTCAGTGGTTGAAAAAGAAGTTCGATATACTGTCGGTGTTCCATCAGGATTGGTGGTTTCAACAGACAAAACACGCGTATTTTATCAAGGTCTTGAAAATCCGTTGAGTGTTACCGGTGGTGGTGGTGATGAAAAAGTAAAAGTGAGTATTGAAGGTGCAGGTGCAACACTTACAAAATCAGGAGCAGGTCAATACATTGTAACCTGTAATCAACTGGGCACAGTGAATGTTGTGGCTACTGATGGTAAGAATACACAAAGAATTGCTATCCCTGTTAAACGTGTACCCGACCCGATCGCAATAGTTGGTGGAAGTGCTGGCGGAACCATGAATGCCAATGTATTTCGTGTTCAAAGAGGGGTGATCGCTGACTTGCGTGATTTCGTTTTCGAAGGCGTAAAATTTGAGGTGTTGAGTTACATGTTGATCTGTACAGGAAAAGGATTTGATGAACCAGAGTTTGCGGAAGTAAATGGTCCTTCATTCACCGGCGACGCACAAAATCTGATTAAACGCTGTCAACCAGGTACAACGGTTACGATCGGTGAAATCAAATTGAAACAACCGGGTGGAGGAACCAGAAAAATAGATCAGAATATTACATTCATATTGCAATAA
- the gldN gene encoding gliding motility protein GldN: MKKTFLLCITVSLLAGTTAMAQFNLRPNNNRPRNAADSLANKRDTTKPAATANANKPAVDPATIKPGKTVDTTIVGGFGEVVPRSLRNETAADRSQTREKRPLEYEHLREDDWLFSEFIWREIDAREKVNQPFMYPGKDDLGDQRFFSILLSAIKNDSVVPFSAEGGDDRFTKPMSYEDITKMLKGRLDTQLVQNADNPNVVDTAVIYDTKFAPNPDSIYTFRLKEQWIFDKEASRMFVRIIGIAPVAKLVINGKSTPRTLFWIYYPDLRKTLTKYNVYNTKNYAGRMTWEELFESRFFGSYIVKTSSNNPSDRFLSALIRDPLFRLLEGENIKERLFNYEQDLWQY; encoded by the coding sequence ATGAAAAAGACATTTTTATTGTGCATTACCGTTTCATTGCTGGCAGGTACTACTGCTATGGCACAATTCAATCTGCGGCCCAATAATAATCGCCCCAGAAATGCGGCCGATTCACTCGCTAACAAACGAGATACTACTAAGCCTGCAGCGACAGCTAATGCCAATAAACCTGCTGTAGACCCGGCTACGATTAAACCCGGTAAAACCGTTGATACCACTATCGTTGGCGGTTTTGGTGAAGTAGTTCCGCGCAGTCTTCGTAATGAAACAGCAGCAGATCGCAGTCAGACAAGAGAAAAACGTCCACTGGAATATGAACACCTTCGTGAAGATGACTGGTTATTCAGTGAATTCATCTGGAGAGAGATCGATGCTCGTGAGAAAGTAAACCAGCCATTCATGTATCCCGGTAAAGATGATCTGGGTGATCAGCGTTTCTTCTCGATCTTATTGAGTGCAATCAAGAACGACAGCGTTGTTCCTTTTTCAGCAGAAGGTGGGGATGATCGTTTTACAAAACCCATGTCTTACGAGGATATCACTAAAATGCTGAAAGGACGTCTGGATACACAGCTTGTACAGAATGCAGACAATCCGAATGTTGTAGACACCGCTGTGATTTATGATACCAAGTTTGCTCCGAATCCTGATTCTATCTATACGTTCCGTTTAAAAGAACAATGGATCTTTGATAAAGAAGCCAGCCGCATGTTTGTTCGAATCATCGGTATCGCACCTGTAGCCAAACTGGTGATCAATGGTAAGTCAACACCCAGAACCCTTTTCTGGATCTATTACCCTGATCTGCGTAAAACCCTGACCAAATACAATGTCTATAATACAAAGAATTATGCCGGTAGAATGACCTGGGAAGAACTCTTCGAAAGCCGCTTTTTTGGAAGCTATATTGTGAAAACAAGCAGCAATAATCCTAGCGATCGCTTCCTCAGTGCCTTGATCCGAGATCCATTATTTAGGTTGCTGGAAGGAGAGAATATTAAAGAACGTTTGTTCAACTATGAACAAGATCTCTGGCAGTATTAA
- the uvrC gene encoding excinuclease ABC subunit UvrC: protein MTQQEFQQIAHTIPLQPGIYKYFDADDTLLYVGKAKELRKRVSSYFSKTFTSYKTHELVQRIRRIEFTIVDSEQDAFLLENSLIKEYQPRFNINLKDDKTYPYIVIKKEPFPRIFLTRKKINDGSEYLGPFTSSGKVRELISFIRQYIPLRTCKLNLSDTQIKRGKYKVCLEYHLGNCKGPCEGLQDTASYDEGLQQVRNILKGNLGSVINHFKKQMQAYALNLEFEKAELIRKKIEHLENYQSTSVVVSKHLSSLDVFAILKDGDTAYVSYLMVQNGTIVQTHTVPLETKLEETEEEVLSFAINRMRADFNSLSKEIIVPFEIEYPDPTVSFTIPKGGDKKKLLDLALKNVNYFQEELRRKKVLHLEGRTDMEKKKVLYELQEYLHLQETPVHIECFDNSNFQGSYPVSAMVCFRDGLPSKKDYRHYNVKTVKGINDFATMKEVVYRRYKRLLTEETSLPQLVIIDGGKGQLSAAMESIHELNLHGSLTVVGLAKNEEEIFFPGDSASIKLPWDSDALKLVRRIRDEVHRFGITFHRNQRSKGTFKNELEQIEGIGKQTITLLLKEFKSVKNIKNADKEQIIALIGNKRAEAIFSFFDGKEGQD from the coding sequence ATGACGCAACAGGAGTTTCAGCAGATAGCACATACAATACCTCTTCAACCCGGCATCTATAAATATTTTGATGCGGATGACACATTACTGTATGTAGGGAAAGCGAAAGAATTACGTAAAAGGGTGAGTTCTTATTTCTCGAAAACCTTCACTTCTTATAAAACCCATGAACTGGTTCAACGAATTCGACGCATCGAATTCACCATTGTAGATTCTGAGCAGGATGCTTTTTTATTGGAAAACTCTTTGATCAAAGAATACCAGCCTCGTTTTAACATCAATCTGAAAGATGATAAAACCTATCCTTATATCGTCATCAAAAAAGAACCATTTCCCCGCATCTTTCTTACCAGAAAAAAAATCAACGATGGATCAGAATATTTAGGTCCATTTACATCCAGTGGTAAGGTCAGGGAGCTGATCAGTTTCATCAGACAATATATTCCTTTACGTACTTGTAAATTGAATTTGAGTGATACACAAATCAAAAGAGGCAAGTACAAAGTTTGTTTAGAATATCATCTTGGTAACTGTAAGGGCCCCTGCGAAGGACTCCAGGATACTGCATCATATGATGAAGGATTACAACAGGTACGAAATATTTTGAAAGGAAATCTTGGCTCGGTGATCAACCACTTTAAAAAACAGATGCAAGCATATGCGCTGAATCTTGAATTCGAAAAAGCCGAGTTGATCAGAAAAAAAATTGAACACCTTGAAAACTATCAGTCTACATCTGTAGTCGTTAGTAAACATCTCAGCAGCCTTGATGTCTTTGCCATTTTAAAAGATGGAGATACTGCTTATGTCAGTTATCTCATGGTACAGAATGGAACAATCGTTCAAACACATACAGTACCATTAGAAACAAAACTGGAAGAAACAGAGGAAGAAGTATTAAGTTTTGCGATCAATAGGATGCGGGCGGATTTCAATAGTTTATCCAAAGAGATCATCGTTCCATTTGAAATTGAATATCCTGACCCAACAGTATCATTTACAATACCCAAAGGTGGCGATAAAAAGAAACTGTTGGACCTGGCACTTAAAAATGTAAATTATTTCCAGGAAGAATTACGGCGAAAGAAAGTATTACACCTGGAAGGACGTACAGACATGGAAAAGAAAAAGGTCTTGTACGAATTACAGGAATATTTGCATTTGCAGGAAACACCTGTACATATTGAATGCTTTGATAACTCGAACTTTCAGGGAAGTTATCCGGTATCAGCTATGGTATGTTTCAGAGATGGCTTACCCAGTAAAAAAGATTACCGGCATTATAATGTAAAGACAGTAAAGGGTATCAATGATTTTGCCACCATGAAAGAAGTGGTATACAGAAGGTATAAGCGATTATTGACAGAAGAAACATCTTTACCGCAATTGGTGATCATTGACGGAGGAAAAGGGCAATTAAGTGCAGCCATGGAAAGTATTCATGAATTGAATTTACATGGAAGCCTAACGGTTGTTGGATTGGCAAAGAATGAAGAAGAGATCTTTTTTCCCGGAGATTCTGCATCCATCAAATTACCATGGGATAGTGATGCACTAAAACTGGTTCGAAGAATACGCGATGAAGTGCACCGATTTGGAATCACTTTTCACCGAAATCAACGATCGAAAGGAACATTCAAAAATGAATTGGAACAAATAGAAGGAATCGGGAAACAGACAATTACTCTTTTGTTAAAAGAATTCAAGTCAGTGAAGAATATTAAAAACGCTGATAAGGAGCAAATTATTGCCTTAATAGGCAACAAAAGAGCTGAGGCTATATTTTCTTTTTTCGACGGAAAAGAGGGTCAGGATTAA